ACGACGCCGTGCTTGGAATCCGTATCGGGATCCCGGACCGGTACTTCCTGGATGACGTGGATCCGGAGGGGGAGGAGTTGTACCGGGCGGCCCTCCGTGCGCTCGAGACAATGGGCTGTGGCGCGACAGAGGTCCGGCTGCCGCCGGAGTTCGAGGCGGGCATGGAGGCGCACGAGATCATTCACAACGTCGAGGCGGCGGCGGTGCATGTCGACCGGTACCGCGAGCGGTCGGGCGACTACGGCGCGAAGCTCAGGGCGATCATCGAGACCGGGCTCCAGATCCCCGCGCCGACCTACGTGCGAGCGCAGCAGATCAGGACCGTGGTGATCGGGCGGCTGCGGAACCTGCTTCGGGAGGTCGACGTCATCGCGACCCCGTCCGCCCTGGGGCCCGCGCCGGCGGGGCTCGGCTCGACGGGGTCTCCCGTGCTGAACCGGCCGTTCAGCTTCACGGGGTTCCCGAGCATCACCGTCCCGTGCGGGTTTACCAAAGCGGGCCTCCCCGTTGGGCTGCAGATCGCGGGCCGCCCATTCGACGAGGCGACGGTGCTCCGGGTGGCCGGGGCGTACGAAGCGGCGATGGGTTGGGGAAAGCGGATCCCACCGTTGTAGCCAATCCCGCGCGGCATGCCACCCGCCGCGCGGGCGCGCTCATTCAATCGGCACTAGCGTCCCAGCTCCTGCAATGCTTGAGTCACGTATGTGAGTTGAAAATACCGCGAGGTCACGGCATCCTTGGGAATTTGCCCGATGCTGGCGAGGATATCGACGACGCCCTGCATCGATCGTTGGCTGGGAAGCAGCTGCCAGCTTACCAGATACGATTGTTCGCGGTACAACTGATCGTACGTGGTGCCGACGATCGCCGGATCGATTTTCGTCCGATCGGCCATCACCTTCACAACCTCATCCCGGTGGGATGGATCGGTCACGTACCGGAATCCCAGGATGACCGCCTTCAGCCACGCGACCGCGAGCATCCTGTTCTTTGCCGCCCAGTTGGAGTTGGCGATGACGCCGGCGAACACAGCCGGAATGTCATACAAGCCGCCGAGGACGGTGAACCCGTCCTTTCGAGCCACGAGGTTATAGGGTACCGTCAGGATCGCGCCGTCGACGGCCCCCCGGTTGAGGGCCGCATAGCGGGTTGGCATGTTGCCGCCCGCGATGATATTGTACTCCCCCTCCTTCAATCCGTGGCTCTCCAGCAGCCTTCTGATCAACGTCGTGCTCACTTCCGGCGCGACCGTCCAGTGGGCCAAGGTCTTCCCGCGCAAATCCGCGTACGACTTGATGGCCGGCTTCACCGTCAAGTCGTAGGGGTAGCGATCGAGGAGGCCTGCGATGACCGTCACAGGAGCCCCATGCGCGTTCCCGTTGACGGCAATGCTCACCTCGGGGATCCCCATCGGGAGCGCTCCTCCCGCCACGGCGCGCACCAGATTATCGTCTGGTCCGATTTGAACGGCTTCCGTCTGAATGCCCTGCTGCTCAAAATATCCCTTTTGCAGCGCCATGATGATCGGGAGATAATAGGTGCCGTCCAATCCGACCGTACCGAAGCGCACCATTGGCCGCGCAGCCTGCGGGAACACCGTCCCCGGTAACGCACAGATCACCACGGCAACGAGGCACAACGCCACCCCGCCCGTACACACCCTGCGCCCCGCCATCGTCGTCTCCTCCCTTCGGGCCTGTCGGCCCGTCACGGCTGCTTTCTCTCTGCCAGGGTCGGACGGAATTCACTATCGGTTCTCGGTCCGGCAGGCTCATGTTCGGCAAGCCCGTTGCTCAGTTCCTCTCCCAAGTAGTCGACGATCGCATGAAATGCCGGAGTACGGCGGGTCCCCATATCCCGGGGTCGTCCGAGATCGACCGCGACATCGCGCCGAATCCTGCC
This genomic stretch from bacterium harbors:
- a CDS encoding ABC transporter substrate-binding protein, which codes for MAGRRVCTGGVALCLVAVVICALPGTVFPQAARPMVRFGTVGLDGTYYLPIIMALQKGYFEQQGIQTEAVQIGPDDNLVRAVAGGALPMGIPEVSIAVNGNAHGAPVTVIAGLLDRYPYDLTVKPAIKSYADLRGKTLAHWTVAPEVSTTLIRRLLESHGLKEGEYNIIAGGNMPTRYAALNRGAVDGAILTVPYNLVARKDGFTVLGGLYDIPAVFAGVIANSNWAAKNRMLAVAWLKAVILGFRYVTDPSHRDEVVKVMADRTKIDPAIVGTTYDQLYREQSYLVSWQLLPSQRSMQGVVDILASIGQIPKDAVTSRYFQLTYVTQALQELGR